Proteins encoded within one genomic window of uncultured Draconibacterium sp.:
- a CDS encoding putative quinol monooxygenase has protein sequence MITIVAKFIIHKGQESTFKKLVEELREASRAEAGNIEYVLHKKVDDPLTFCLIEKWKDQAAIDLHNSTPHFTGIVPKIVELAEVTIDVYEPV, from the coding sequence ATGATTACAATTGTAGCCAAGTTTATAATCCACAAAGGACAGGAATCAACATTTAAGAAACTTGTTGAAGAATTAAGAGAAGCATCGCGCGCCGAGGCTGGAAACATTGAATATGTTTTGCATAAAAAAGTGGACGATCCGTTAACGTTTTGCCTGATTGAAAAATGGAAAGATCAGGCTGCGATTGATCTTCATAACAGTACCCCACATTTTACCGGTATCGTTCCTAAAATTGTTGAATTGGCAGAAGTTACCATCGACGTTTACGAACCGGTATAA
- a CDS encoding metallophosphoesterase family protein yields the protein MRRIGLLSDTHGFIHERIFTFFDKVDEIWHAGDFGNIETADRLADFKPLRGVYGNIDGQDVRVVHPMHQRFMCEEVDVWMTHIGGYPGRYERYVKPDIYTNSPDLFISGHSHILKVIFDKKLNFLHMNPGAAGYKGFHKVCTALRFVIDGKNIRDLEIWEIKRNYSVD from the coding sequence ATGAGACGAATTGGACTGTTATCGGACACACATGGGTTTATTCACGAACGTATTTTTACTTTTTTCGATAAGGTGGATGAAATATGGCATGCGGGTGATTTTGGAAATATAGAAACTGCAGATCGTTTGGCTGACTTTAAACCTCTGCGAGGTGTCTATGGAAATATTGACGGGCAGGATGTTCGTGTGGTTCATCCAATGCACCAGCGTTTTATGTGCGAGGAGGTGGATGTTTGGATGACGCATATTGGCGGTTATCCGGGGCGTTACGAGCGCTATGTAAAACCCGATATTTATACCAATTCTCCCGATCTTTTTATCAGTGGGCATTCACACATTTTAAAAGTCATCTTCGATAAAAAGCTAAATTTCCTGCATATGAATCCCGGTGCTGCCGGATATAAAGGCTTTCATAAAGTTTGTACAGCACTGCGTTTTGTTATTGACGGAAAAAATATTCGTGACCTGGAAATTTGGGAGATAAAACGAAATTATTCTGTTGATTAG
- a CDS encoding MFS transporter: protein MLRQFRDNKLYHYLLLLSIAMAAGFQGWRTMFNNFAVDDIGINGFQNGVIQSVREVPGFLSLLVIYVLLIIKEHRLAAVSVLLLGAGVTATGLFPSFSGLVVCTLIMSLGFHYFQTVNQSLTLQYFAHNEAPLIMGSVNSYVALTNIIVGIIIWSVSGYFDFSYLFIFFGIAVMLAALYSFRLNPINKDLPVQQKKMILKRKYSLFYLLHFLSGARRQIFVVFVVFMMVEKYHFSLQTIAILFVINNVVNYFMAPFIGRMINKIGERFILSCEYLSLTIIFLSYAFVDSKILLFALYIFNNVFYSAAMAINTYFQKTADPEDIAPSMAVSFTINHISAIVIPVIGGALWMYNWRIPFISGSVIALLSLILAQKVKIPKQKFVSFKKI, encoded by the coding sequence ATGTTACGACAATTTAGAGATAACAAGCTATATCATTATTTACTTTTGTTAAGTATTGCCATGGCAGCCGGTTTTCAAGGATGGCGAACAATGTTTAATAACTTTGCAGTTGACGACATCGGCATTAATGGATTCCAGAATGGGGTTATTCAATCGGTTCGCGAAGTTCCCGGATTCTTATCATTGCTGGTAATTTATGTTTTGCTGATAATTAAAGAACACAGATTAGCAGCAGTATCCGTATTACTATTAGGTGCAGGAGTAACAGCAACCGGGCTATTTCCAAGTTTCAGCGGATTAGTTGTTTGTACATTAATCATGTCGCTTGGTTTTCATTATTTCCAAACGGTAAACCAGAGCCTTACTTTACAGTATTTTGCACATAACGAAGCCCCGTTAATTATGGGAAGCGTAAATAGTTATGTTGCCCTTACCAACATTATTGTAGGAATAATTATTTGGTCGGTTTCCGGTTATTTCGATTTTTCGTACTTGTTTATATTTTTCGGAATTGCTGTAATGTTAGCTGCATTATACAGTTTTAGGTTAAATCCGATTAACAAAGACCTGCCTGTTCAGCAAAAAAAGATGATTCTGAAACGAAAATACAGTTTATTTTATTTACTGCACTTTTTGAGTGGTGCCCGAAGACAAATATTTGTTGTTTTCGTTGTTTTTATGATGGTTGAAAAGTATCATTTTAGCCTTCAGACCATTGCAATACTCTTTGTTATAAATAACGTGGTTAATTATTTTATGGCTCCCTTTATCGGAAGAATGATTAATAAAATAGGCGAACGGTTTATTTTATCGTGCGAATATCTTTCTTTAACAATTATATTTCTGTCGTATGCTTTTGTCGACAGCAAAATACTATTGTTTGCTTTATATATTTTTAATAATGTATTTTATAGTGCGGCAATGGCCATTAATACCTATTTTCAGAAAACAGCCGACCCGGAAGATATTGCACCTTCAATGGCTGTTAGTTTTACCATTAATCATATTTCGGCCATTGTTATCCCGGTAATTGGCGGTGCATTATGGATGTACAACTGGCGTATTCCTTTTATTTCCGGATCTGTTATAGCCTTACTCTCGCTTATTCTGGCCCAAAAGGTAAAAATTCCAAAACAGAAATTTGTGTCGTTTAAAAAAATCTAA
- the prmA gene encoding 50S ribosomal protein L11 methyltransferase, with product MDYQKISIQITPFQEWLRDVLNAQMAEIGFDSFVETETGFEAFIPATSYSEEILNEVLESFSGDFSFNVESEFIADQNWNEEWEKNYFKPLVIGGECMIRAPFHMEYPEAKYEIIIEPNMAFGTGNHETTATIIESILQNDLTGKTILDMGCGTGILSILASMKGAKQITAIDIDKWSYEGTQENAALNKITNINVKLGDASLLANEKYDLIFANIHKNVLLNDMEAYHSVLKAGGTLIMSGFYTEDIPDIKNKAGMLGMSDAGFVEKNNWVAHSFIKPD from the coding sequence ATGGATTACCAAAAAATAAGTATACAAATTACACCATTCCAAGAGTGGTTACGCGATGTTTTAAATGCTCAAATGGCCGAGATTGGTTTCGATAGTTTTGTTGAAACCGAAACCGGATTTGAGGCTTTTATTCCCGCTACTTCTTATTCTGAAGAAATCTTGAATGAAGTTCTGGAAAGTTTTTCCGGCGATTTTTCATTTAATGTAGAATCAGAATTTATCGCCGATCAGAATTGGAACGAAGAGTGGGAAAAAAACTATTTCAAACCTCTGGTTATTGGCGGAGAATGTATGATCAGGGCGCCGTTTCATATGGAATATCCCGAGGCAAAATACGAAATTATTATTGAGCCGAATATGGCATTTGGCACAGGCAATCACGAAACAACAGCTACCATTATCGAGTCGATTCTGCAAAATGACCTCACTGGCAAAACCATTCTTGACATGGGCTGTGGAACAGGAATTCTCAGTATTCTGGCATCGATGAAAGGTGCAAAACAAATTACTGCCATCGACATCGATAAATGGTCGTATGAGGGAACGCAGGAAAATGCGGCCTTAAATAAAATCACAAACATTAATGTAAAACTGGGAGATGCCAGCCTGCTTGCTAATGAAAAATACGATCTGATTTTTGCCAACATCCATAAAAACGTTTTACTGAACGACATGGAAGCTTATCATTCAGTATTAAAAGCTGGAGGCACGCTGATAATGAGTGGCTTTTACACAGAAGATATTCCTGACATAAAAAATAAAGCCGGGATGTTGGGAATGAGTGATGCCGGTTTTGTGGAAAAGAATAACTGGGTAGCTCATTCGTTTATTAAACCTGATTGA
- a CDS encoding cytochrome ubiquinol oxidase subunit I, with protein sequence MDEFMAARMQMAVSLGFHIVFACIGMVMPWFMFVAELKWLRTKNPVYLDLAKAWAKGVAIFFAVGAVSGTVLSFELGMLWPTFMKHAGPIFGMPFSWEGTAFFVEAIALGLFLYGWKRLNKWVHLYTGMVVGIAGVLSGIFVVSANAWMNAPSGFDWIDGQAFNIDPVKAMFNKAWFSQAHHMTIAAFSATGFAVAGVHAVLYMKNKLEIHGKAITIALAFASVAAFIQPISGDLAAKNVAKLQPAKLAAFESHFKTEEKASLIIGGIPDVENRDVKYAIKLPGFLSFLAHGDFNAEVKGLEEFPEEEWPPVPITHYSFQLMVGIGMFLMLIAALFFAGTYKWKHWFKKKWWLRMLTIATPLGFIAVEAGWVVTEVGRQPWIIYGIMKTKDSLTPMPGIQYTFYTITAVYVILTFVVTWLLSRQIQLLQSKYLQNG encoded by the coding sequence ATGGATGAATTTATGGCCGCGAGGATGCAAATGGCCGTTTCCTTAGGATTTCACATCGTATTTGCATGCATTGGCATGGTAATGCCCTGGTTTATGTTTGTTGCCGAACTAAAATGGCTGCGAACAAAAAATCCGGTTTACCTTGATCTGGCAAAAGCATGGGCAAAAGGTGTAGCAATATTTTTTGCAGTTGGCGCCGTTTCCGGTACCGTTCTATCGTTTGAACTGGGCATGTTATGGCCCACATTTATGAAACACGCCGGGCCAATTTTCGGGATGCCCTTTTCGTGGGAAGGAACTGCTTTCTTTGTGGAAGCCATTGCCCTCGGATTATTTCTTTACGGCTGGAAACGCCTGAACAAATGGGTTCACCTCTATACAGGTATGGTAGTGGGAATAGCCGGTGTTCTCTCGGGTATCTTTGTGGTTTCGGCTAATGCATGGATGAATGCCCCGTCGGGTTTCGACTGGATAGACGGACAAGCTTTTAACATTGATCCGGTAAAAGCGATGTTCAACAAAGCATGGTTTTCGCAAGCTCACCATATGACGATTGCAGCTTTTTCGGCAACCGGATTTGCAGTTGCCGGAGTTCATGCAGTTTTATACATGAAAAACAAACTTGAAATTCATGGTAAAGCGATAACCATTGCGTTGGCTTTTGCATCGGTAGCTGCTTTTATTCAACCCATAAGTGGTGACCTGGCTGCTAAAAACGTTGCCAAACTACAGCCGGCAAAACTGGCTGCATTCGAGTCGCATTTTAAAACCGAGGAAAAAGCGTCTCTAATTATCGGCGGAATTCCTGACGTAGAAAATCGCGATGTAAAATACGCAATTAAACTGCCGGGCTTCCTGAGTTTCCTGGCGCATGGCGATTTTAACGCTGAAGTAAAAGGACTGGAAGAATTTCCGGAAGAAGAATGGCCTCCTGTACCCATCACCCACTATTCGTTCCAGTTGATGGTTGGAATTGGAATGTTTCTGATGCTGATAGCAGCCCTGTTCTTTGCCGGAACCTACAAATGGAAACACTGGTTTAAGAAAAAATGGTGGCTGCGCATGTTGACCATTGCTACTCCGTTGGGATTTATTGCTGTTGAAGCCGGCTGGGTTGTTACCGAAGTTGGTCGCCAGCCCTGGATTATTTATGGCATAATGAAAACAAAAGATTCGTTAACGCCAATGCCCGGCATCCAGTACACTTTTTACACCATTACCGCGGTTTATGTTATACTAACTTTTGTGGTTACCTGGCTGTTAAGCCGCCAAATTCAACTATTACAATCAAAATATCTACAAAATGGCTGA
- a CDS encoding histidine phosphatase family protein, with product MKQVVIVRHGKAVPYGYEDDFTRDLRERGKKDAKLVSQDLKKQGVVPDTIISSPAKRAFKTAMIFAENLDFKRQDIITIEDIYDGLSTDEFLELIHKLPPSTNTAFFFGHNPGFYYYVCNLLEEFYSDMPTSSTVGINFDVESWEYVEARSGKLAFHLVPRMFK from the coding sequence ATGAAACAAGTAGTAATCGTACGACATGGCAAAGCCGTACCTTACGGGTACGAAGATGATTTTACACGCGACCTGCGTGAACGTGGTAAAAAAGATGCTAAACTGGTAAGTCAGGATCTGAAGAAACAAGGGGTTGTTCCTGACACCATTATTTCCAGTCCTGCCAAACGCGCGTTTAAAACGGCAATGATATTTGCCGAAAACCTCGACTTCAAACGCCAGGACATTATTACTATTGAAGACATTTACGACGGACTTAGCACCGACGAATTTCTGGAGCTGATACATAAACTGCCGCCCAGCACCAACACTGCATTCTTTTTCGGGCATAATCCAGGCTTTTATTACTACGTGTGTAATTTGCTCGAAGAATTTTACAGCGACATGCCTACTAGCTCAACCGTTGGAATAAATTTCGATGTTGAAAGTTGGGAATATGTAGAAGCACGAAGCGGAAAACTGGCATTTCATCTTGTTCCACGTATGTTTAAATAG
- a CDS encoding phospholipase D-like domain-containing protein — translation MQDLFNYFIKRCDSLDEKEVPNSITGRLKRLNRLEREELKTLLIEKGKQLEASGHKHVISWLETCITLINQHAFHFNRVFFSPGNQIKNEIKQLLDHATETVDLCIFTITDYELAKKIKSCHKRGVKVRIITDDEKVEDNGSEITQLAKAGIPVKTDHSHYHMHNKFGIIDGQIAITGSFNWTYTASKHNQENMVATTKYEIVKQYINEFERLWKELFNF, via the coding sequence ATGCAAGACCTTTTTAATTACTTTATAAAACGCTGCGATTCGTTAGATGAAAAAGAAGTGCCAAATTCAATTACCGGCAGACTCAAAAGACTTAATCGTTTAGAAAGAGAGGAACTAAAGACCTTATTAATTGAAAAGGGTAAACAGCTGGAAGCGTCTGGTCATAAGCACGTAATTTCATGGCTGGAAACCTGCATCACCCTGATTAACCAACACGCCTTTCACTTTAACCGGGTATTTTTTAGTCCGGGAAATCAAATTAAAAACGAAATCAAACAACTCCTCGATCACGCTACCGAAACTGTAGACCTTTGTATTTTTACAATTACTGATTACGAACTGGCTAAAAAAATTAAGTCTTGCCACAAACGGGGCGTCAAAGTGCGGATAATTACCGACGACGAAAAAGTGGAAGACAATGGTTCTGAAATCACTCAACTTGCCAAAGCCGGTATTCCGGTAAAAACGGATCATTCACATTACCACATGCACAATAAATTCGGAATTATCGATGGCCAGATTGCCATAACCGGCAGTTTTAACTGGACTTACACGGCCTCAAAACACAACCAGGAAAACATGGTAGCAACCACCAAATACGAAATTGTAAAACAATACATTAACGAATTTGAACGGCTGTGGAAGGAATTATTTAATTTTTAA